One window of the Chryseobacterium camelliae genome contains the following:
- a CDS encoding MFS transporter produces the protein MKPELVKTGLVFLIAFLTGVNFVVFPALGTAFTDPSVFALSSSQFGSLFLPQVVCIIISCLSAPFLVNRFGPKIILASGILLMIISTGVLWSLQFFMHDKSLLFPVLMVLVAFTGSGFGLSITTLNPLAASLFKDNPSSAILILQFLVGLGTSASPLMMSVAGDVHRWMYVPGIIVLAVGFSLIAFLFISLPKEQFFELPAKLRIPVKLWLFFGVIVLYGFIEGTFGSFGTIILKGRGLSNSEASLGLSLFWGGIAVNRLLFGIFARKHDLSLIYLLSPLGVGTAIVLLLIFSGAGWILSLMFVTGFFMGSIFPGTIGWGTVEFPTLTVMVSGFLMAANQVGTGIVTNVLGHFTSRTSFILEALVILAALICMCLFLLKNHSKIKEAF, from the coding sequence GAGTTAATTTTGTCGTATTTCCGGCATTGGGAACGGCATTCACGGATCCTTCGGTTTTTGCACTTTCGTCTTCACAGTTCGGTAGCCTGTTTCTTCCGCAGGTGGTTTGTATCATCATTTCATGCCTGTCAGCACCATTTCTTGTCAACAGATTCGGGCCTAAGATCATCCTGGCATCCGGTATTCTTCTTATGATCATTTCCACAGGAGTTTTATGGTCTTTACAGTTTTTCATGCATGATAAAAGCCTGCTCTTTCCTGTTCTTATGGTGCTGGTGGCCTTCACAGGTTCCGGGTTCGGGCTTTCCATTACAACCCTGAATCCCCTGGCGGCAAGCCTGTTTAAAGACAATCCTTCATCAGCCATTCTCATTCTGCAGTTTCTGGTGGGGTTGGGAACGTCTGCCTCACCCCTTATGATGAGTGTTGCCGGTGATGTGCACCGCTGGATGTATGTCCCCGGAATTATTGTTCTCGCAGTAGGTTTTTCTCTTATTGCTTTTCTGTTTATCAGTCTCCCTAAAGAGCAATTTTTTGAACTTCCGGCAAAGCTTCGGATTCCGGTTAAATTATGGCTGTTTTTCGGAGTTATTGTCTTGTATGGATTTATTGAAGGGACTTTTGGCAGTTTCGGGACAATTATATTAAAAGGCCGCGGGCTGAGCAATTCAGAAGCCAGCCTCGGACTGTCGCTTTTCTGGGGTGGGATTGCCGTTAACCGTTTGCTATTCGGTATTTTTGCGAGGAAACATGACCTGTCGTTGATTTATCTGCTTTCACCACTTGGTGTAGGGACAGCCATTGTGTTGCTGCTGATATTTTCCGGAGCCGGATGGATCCTGTCGCTGATGTTCGTTACAGGATTTTTCATGGGAAGCATATTTCCCGGAACGATAGGATGGGGTACCGTGGAATTTCCTACGCTGACGGTCATGGTGTCTGGGTTTCTTATGGCGGCGAATCAGGTGGGCACCGGTATTGTAACCAATGTCTTAGGTCACTTTACCAGCCGGACTTCCTTTATTCTTGAAGCATTGGTCATTCTGGCTGCACTGATCTGCATGTGCCTTTTCCTGCTGAAGAACCACTCGAAAATAAAGGAAGCATTTTAA
- a CDS encoding pirin family protein, whose product MKTVYHKADSRGHADHGWLNSYHTFSFAGYQNRDRMNFGVLRVLNDDTVTQGMGFGTHPHRDMEIISIPLEGDLEHKDSMGTTAVIRKGEIQVMSAGTGLMHSEYNKNKDVPVKFLQIWVFPRETGVQPRYDQKSIKEGEKINGFQQILSPDKNDDGVWIHQDAWFNLAHFTKGNGKNYMLNKKGNGVYVFVLKGSARIGDRVLNERDGLGIWDTQSFNIEAVEDAEILLMEVPMELPEYLK is encoded by the coding sequence ATGAAAACAGTTTATCATAAAGCAGATTCAAGAGGCCATGCCGATCACGGATGGCTGAACAGTTACCACACCTTCAGTTTTGCCGGATACCAGAACAGGGACAGGATGAACTTTGGTGTACTGAGAGTATTGAATGATGATACCGTTACCCAGGGAATGGGATTCGGTACACACCCGCACCGTGATATGGAAATCATTTCCATTCCGCTGGAAGGTGACCTGGAGCATAAAGATTCTATGGGCACAACGGCCGTGATCAGAAAAGGTGAAATACAGGTGATGAGTGCCGGAACGGGTTTGATGCACAGTGAATATAACAAAAACAAGGATGTACCCGTAAAGTTTTTGCAGATTTGGGTTTTTCCGCGTGAAACAGGCGTTCAGCCAAGATATGACCAGAAAAGCATTAAAGAAGGTGAGAAGATCAACGGTTTCCAGCAGATCTTATCACCGGATAAAAATGATGACGGAGTATGGATCCATCAGGATGCCTGGTTCAATCTGGCTCATTTTACGAAAGGAAACGGCAAAAATTATATGCTGAACAAAAAAGGGAATGGTGTTTATGTTTTTGTATTGAAAGGCAGTGCCAGGATCGGCGACAGAGTCCTGAATGAAAGGGATGGATTAGGAATCTGGGACACCCAGAGTTTCAATATTGAAGCTGTGGAAGACGCAGAAATCCTGTTAATGGAAGTTCCGATGGAATTACCCGAGTACCTGAAATAG